A genomic window from Schistocerca piceifrons isolate TAMUIC-IGC-003096 chromosome 10, iqSchPice1.1, whole genome shotgun sequence includes:
- the LOC124719069 gene encoding uncharacterized protein LOC124719069 isoform X1 codes for MRHGGRGCATFFSVAGMETSQQTGVAAGTLGGEEEAAAVFAAVAVPRSRQEEAEPLPVEVEKLEATPGMSKELEDTGAVVSVVPVSKFKKERRNLSCNGDPGRHLPIHLQAGSSTHDESNAENLYLDSYEITLPVGSNRWTLRDIHIHHFELFDEHRRFLFTIIIWLPELLRISDISERWYYTDVIVIRGPDEVDEFSRRIASITSVYPGEIILWKHDDDHIHLVHDFTYSSRRCRCQFRVDPFIATRIKKCPRRRRAITAMSNLDWFNILIYFFLQKRPSRGQVWIRGTHKRVPGEFEIVQWVSFIEGSLSVLERENPRINDQLQQELTRDGSRKWPHTKCKPISDYQRCNPETTAKKVLSILMSYNCIPPENLVNVIPSAHPYFINLIDPKFKRFFGMGLEL; via the exons ATGCGGCACGGTGGCAGAGGCtgtgcaacatttttttctgttgcaggGATGGAAACTTCCCAGCAGACGGGTGTGGCCGCTGGGACGTTGGGTGGAGAAGAGGAGGCTGCGGCCGTGTTTGCTGCAGTGGCGGTGCCTAGGTCCCGGCAGGAAGAAGCAGAGCCATTGCCGGTCGAGGTGGAAAAGCTGGAAGCGACGCCCGGGATGTCTAAGGAATTAGAAGACACTGGGGCTGTGGTTTCTGTGGTTCCGGTGTCAAAATTCAAAAAAGAGAGAAGGAATTTG AGCTGTAATGGAGACCCTGGCCGACATCTTCCAATCCATCTTCAAGCTGGTTCAAGCACACATGACGAATCCAACGCTGAAAATCTTTATTTGGATAGCTACGAGATTACACTGCCAGTTGGGAGCAATCGATGGACCCTTAGGGACATACATATTCACCATTTTGAATTGTTTGACGAACATCGAAGATTCCTGTTCACAATTATCATTTGGTTGCCAGAACTTTTGCGAATATCTGACATCTCAGAAAGATGGTATTACACTGATGTCATTGTCATCAGAGGACCGGACGAGGTTGATGAATTTAGTAGACGAATTGCTTCTATCACATCAGTCTACCCTGGAGAAATTATCCTATGGAAACATGATGACGACCACATCCACCTCGTCCACGATTTCACATATTCCTCTAGACGATGTAGATGCCAATTTAGGGTTGACCCATTTATTGCCACCAGAATTAAGAAATGTCCTCGACGAAGGCGAGCAATCACAGCCATGTCCAACCTCGACTGGTTCAATATACTCATATATTTCTTCCTGCAAAAAAGGCCAAGTCGGGGACAAGTTTGGATTAGAGGAACCCATAAGAGAGTGCCTGGTGAGTTTGAAATTGTACAATGGGTCAGTTTCATCGAGGGATCCCTCTCAGTATTGGAAAGGGAAAACCCTCGAATTAATGATCAGTTGCAACAAGAACTCACCAGAGATGGCTCACGTAAGTGGCCTCATACAAAGTGCAAGCCAATCTCTGACTACCAAAGGTGCAACCCTGAAACGACGGCAAAAAAGGTACTTTCCATATTAATGTCATACAATTGCATACCGCCAGAAAATTTAGTCAATGTAATACCATCTGCTCAtccatattttattaatttgattgACCCTAAATTCAAACGATTTTTCGGTATGGGTTTAGAACTGTAA
- the LOC124719069 gene encoding uncharacterized protein LOC124719069 isoform X2 has translation MSSESTARTSIVSDELSETSCNGDPGRHLPIHLQAGSSTHDESNAENLYLDSYEITLPVGSNRWTLRDIHIHHFELFDEHRRFLFTIIIWLPELLRISDISERWYYTDVIVIRGPDEVDEFSRRIASITSVYPGEIILWKHDDDHIHLVHDFTYSSRRCRCQFRVDPFIATRIKKCPRRRRAITAMSNLDWFNILIYFFLQKRPSRGQVWIRGTHKRVPGEFEIVQWVSFIEGSLSVLERENPRINDQLQQELTRDGSRKWPHTKCKPISDYQRCNPETTAKKVLSILMSYNCIPPENLVNVIPSAHPYFINLIDPKFKRFFGMGLEL, from the exons ATGTCCTCTGAATCCACAGCGAGAACGTCTATTGTCTCTGACGAGCTGTCAGAAACA AGCTGTAATGGAGACCCTGGCCGACATCTTCCAATCCATCTTCAAGCTGGTTCAAGCACACATGACGAATCCAACGCTGAAAATCTTTATTTGGATAGCTACGAGATTACACTGCCAGTTGGGAGCAATCGATGGACCCTTAGGGACATACATATTCACCATTTTGAATTGTTTGACGAACATCGAAGATTCCTGTTCACAATTATCATTTGGTTGCCAGAACTTTTGCGAATATCTGACATCTCAGAAAGATGGTATTACACTGATGTCATTGTCATCAGAGGACCGGACGAGGTTGATGAATTTAGTAGACGAATTGCTTCTATCACATCAGTCTACCCTGGAGAAATTATCCTATGGAAACATGATGACGACCACATCCACCTCGTCCACGATTTCACATATTCCTCTAGACGATGTAGATGCCAATTTAGGGTTGACCCATTTATTGCCACCAGAATTAAGAAATGTCCTCGACGAAGGCGAGCAATCACAGCCATGTCCAACCTCGACTGGTTCAATATACTCATATATTTCTTCCTGCAAAAAAGGCCAAGTCGGGGACAAGTTTGGATTAGAGGAACCCATAAGAGAGTGCCTGGTGAGTTTGAAATTGTACAATGGGTCAGTTTCATCGAGGGATCCCTCTCAGTATTGGAAAGGGAAAACCCTCGAATTAATGATCAGTTGCAACAAGAACTCACCAGAGATGGCTCACGTAAGTGGCCTCATACAAAGTGCAAGCCAATCTCTGACTACCAAAGGTGCAACCCTGAAACGACGGCAAAAAAGGTACTTTCCATATTAATGTCATACAATTGCATACCGCCAGAAAATTTAGTCAATGTAATACCATCTGCTCAtccatattttattaatttgattgACCCTAAATTCAAACGATTTTTCGGTATGGGTTTAGAACTGTAA